The Dehalococcoidia bacterium genome window below encodes:
- a CDS encoding penicillin-binding transpeptidase domain-containing protein, with translation MNRRISRLALLQLLGLSAAGAALGYWQIVRAPELVARADNPRRLDEQWRTVRGRMLDRRGRPIALSEVAADGYVRRVYLVPTLGAVTGFMNPLQGMTGLERAYDDHLSGRTGLDPQTAFARRVLHRPAVGSDLVLTIDLDLQAAAERALATGPQVPGAVIALDPRSGAVRALATTPTFDPNRLTFDPTRDDWNAENAAVAAYAAELNANPARPLLNRATQGLYPPGSTFKTVTLAAALERRLARPDHRFRYELKPPDRDHRSAWHHNQFVSCQNHSQSEFDLAHAFAFSCNVAFADLGTELGASVYLEIARGLGMDQAPPFELPVEVSRLASRPDFFTGEERFYAIAATAMGQGEILVTPLQMALIAAAMAAGGQPPVPYLVEEIRRPDGSVIHKHQPRRWTSGVSSGTAAAVRDIMVTSVNDGWASGARLAGAAIGGKTGTAELGVLRAEPHAWFIGFATADTPRIALALIKESSGMSSAVAAPAARIVFEAALSGAA, from the coding sequence ATGAACCGGCGGATAAGCCGCCTCGCGCTGCTCCAACTGCTCGGGCTTAGCGCCGCCGGCGCAGCGCTCGGCTACTGGCAGATCGTGCGCGCCCCCGAGTTGGTCGCTCGCGCCGACAACCCGCGTCGCCTCGACGAACAGTGGCGGACAGTGCGCGGGCGGATGCTCGACCGACGCGGCCGGCCGATTGCGCTCAGTGAGGTTGCTGCTGATGGCTATGTCCGGCGCGTCTATCTGGTGCCGACGCTGGGCGCGGTCACCGGCTTTATGAATCCCCTGCAGGGCATGACCGGCCTCGAGCGCGCCTACGATGACCATCTCTCGGGCCGCACGGGGCTCGACCCGCAGACCGCCTTCGCGCGCCGCGTGCTTCACCGGCCCGCTGTGGGCTCCGATCTCGTCTTGACCATCGACCTTGACCTGCAAGCCGCCGCGGAGCGCGCCCTCGCCACGGGACCGCAGGTTCCCGGCGCGGTGATCGCGCTCGACCCGCGCAGCGGCGCGGTACGCGCCCTTGCCACCACCCCGACCTTTGACCCGAACCGGCTCACCTTCGACCCGACGCGCGACGATTGGAACGCCGAGAACGCTGCCGTCGCCGCCTACGCCGCCGAACTGAACGCGAACCCGGCCCGGCCGCTGCTCAATCGCGCCACCCAGGGGCTTTACCCGCCAGGCTCGACGTTCAAGACGGTCACCCTCGCCGCAGCTTTGGAGCGCCGCCTCGCCCGGCCTGACCACCGTTTCCGATACGAGCTGAAACCGCCCGACCGCGATCATCGCTCTGCCTGGCACCACAACCAGTTTGTCTCCTGCCAGAACCACTCCCAGAGCGAGTTCGATCTCGCCCATGCCTTCGCCTTCAGCTGCAATGTCGCCTTCGCCGACCTCGGCACAGAACTGGGAGCCTCCGTCTACCTCGAGATTGCCCGCGGGCTGGGGATGGACCAGGCCCCGCCCTTCGAGCTGCCCGTCGAGGTGAGCCGGCTTGCCTCGCGGCCAGACTTCTTCACCGGCGAGGAGCGCTTCTATGCCATCGCGGCAACAGCAATGGGACAAGGGGAAATCCTCGTCACGCCGCTTCAGATGGCGCTCATTGCGGCGGCGATGGCAGCTGGCGGGCAGCCGCCGGTCCCGTATCTGGTCGAGGAGATCCGCCGGCCGGATGGGAGCGTCATCCACAAGCACCAGCCGCGACGCTGGACGAGCGGGGTCTCGTCCGGAACGGCTGCGGCTGTCCGCGACATCATGGTGACGAGTGTCAACGACGGCTGGGCGAGCGGAGCACGCCTTGCTGGGGCGGCAATCGGCGGCAAGACCGGCACCGCTGAGCTGGGAGTTCTCCGCGCTGAGCCGCACGCGTGGTTCATCGGTTTTGCGACCGCCGACACCCCCCGGATTGCGCTCGCGCTGATTAAGGAGAGCAGCGGGATGTCCTCGGCGGTCGCTGCGCCGGCGGCACGGATTGTCTTCGAGGCAGCCCTCAGCGGTGCTGCGTAG